Proteins from a single region of Rhinatrema bivittatum chromosome 13, aRhiBiv1.1, whole genome shotgun sequence:
- the PLEKHO2 gene encoding pleckstrin homology domain-containing family O member 2 isoform X2, translating to MGDGLREDPKKPKSAEGADKAGWVKKSGGGLLGLWKDRYLLLCKRQLSVYESEVQDIKFQAKNIEEKEGWIKALNEAINKGKNEVFDEVTVDKNLALEHVTRDRAKVIHGRRPPTRIHLKEVASTASDGMMRLDLDMTYTAALSFTPAAHETADVSSAKEAANPPMPPIKPNSSPATETSHLSNGSTAEPLPQAPAPPPKHLKEKAWKGKLCSKEDGGEGGDTESTTPSCHSSKENLTEVGSENGEQAPGTVPKILADTLDALSPVPEGLRDPKASVTSASRENLVDSADRNARNPPIPPPKILSERLKIRANGVSSSQSNLETEEQDSSTQISAAEDEIQVQSKESPSNVLKMSPEEEPQTKEDSEKETEEELESVRKEQQERSSVTEEEEASIASKQTETRSGSITKSSGLPKPRCASLGDLLSECREQEEKEEQVLHLRKHHLASGQEKKVLAGSLVQDQKGKGSDTNADVQELRQATEVLQEIGEERSRLPAEEQKALVTLYRRSMP from the exons GGTCTACGGGAGGATCCCAAAAAGCCAAAAAGTGCTGAAGGAGCAGACAAGGCCGGCTGGGTTAAGAAGAGCGGAGGGGGCCTCCTGGGATTGTGGAAAGACCGCTATCTCCTGTTATGTAAAAGGCAGCTGTCGGTGTATGAGAGCGAG GTACAGGATATAAAATTTCAGGCTAAAAATATTGaagaaaaggaaggttggatCAAAGCCCTCAATGAAGCAATTAACAAGGGGAAAAATGAAGTCTTTGACGAG GTCACCGTGGATAAGAATCTCGCTCTGGAACATGTGACCCGCGACAGGGCAAAGGTCATTCATGGGCGCAGACCCCCGACCAGAATTCACCTGAAGGAG GTGGCCAGCACTGCCTCGGATGGGATGATGAGATTAGACCTGGACATGACGTACACTGCTGCTCTGAGCTTCACCCCTGCTGCCCACGAAACTGCAGACGTTTCCTCGGCTAAGGAAGCTGCAAACCCTCCGATGCCTCCCATAAAGCCGAACTCTTCTCCTGCTACCGAGACATCACACTTGAGCAATGGTAGCACGGCTGAGCCCCTCCCTCAAGCGCCAGCTCCTCCACCGAAACATCTTAAAGAGAAAGCGTGGAAGGGGAAGCTCTGCTCCAAGGAGGATGGCGGGGAAGGAGGAGACACGGAGTCCACGACGCCAAGCTGCCACAGCAGTAAGGAGAACCTGACAGAGGTAGGTTCAGAGAATGGCGAGCAGGCTCCAGGAACTGTCCCAAAGATCTTAGCGGACACTCTCGATGCATTATCTCCTGTCCCTGAGGGCCTTCGGGATCCAAAAGCCTCTGTAACCAGCGCCAGCAGAGAGAACCTTGTCGACAGTGCTGACAGAAATGCGAGGAACCCTCCTATACCTCCACCTAAAATTTTATCAGAGAGACTGAAAATCCGGGCTAACGGAGTAAGCTCCAGCCAGAGCAACCTAGAGACTGAAGAGCAGGACTCGAGTACCCAGATTAGCGCAGCAGAAGACGAGATCCAAGTTCAGAGCAAAGAGAGCCCGTCCAATGTGCTCAAAATGTCTCCTGAGGAAGAACCACAAACCAAGGAAGACAGTGAAAAGGAGACTGAAGAGGAGTTAGAGTCGGTGAGGAAGGAGCAACAGGAACGTTCTTCAGTtacagaggaagaggaagcaagCATAGCAAGCAAACAAACAGAAACCCGCTCAGGATCAATAACCAAGAGTTCAGGTCTTCCCAAACCTCGCTGTGCCTCTCTGGGGGATCTGCTGTCCGAAtgcagagagcaggaagaaaaggaggagcaggtTCTACACCTGAGAAAACACCACCTGGCCAGTGGCCAGGAGAAAAAGGTCTTAGCTGGAAGTCTGGTGCAGGACCAAAAGGGGAAGGGCTCAGATACAAATGCTGATGTGCAGGAGCTCCGGCAAGCCACAGAGGTCCTGCAGGAAATAGGGGAGGAGAGATCCAGACTGCCAGCGGAGGAGCAGAAGGCGCTAGTGACGCTGTACAGGAGGAGCATGCCATAA
- the PLEKHO2 gene encoding pleckstrin homology domain-containing family O member 2 isoform X1 codes for MGDGLREDPKKPKSAEGADKAGWVKKSGGGLLGLWKDRYLLLCKRQLSVYESEDDQKCVEIIELGSYEACLDLRSLLKRRNRFILIRSPGSKVQDIKFQAKNIEEKEGWIKALNEAINKGKNEVFDEVTVDKNLALEHVTRDRAKVIHGRRPPTRIHLKEVASTASDGMMRLDLDMTYTAALSFTPAAHETADVSSAKEAANPPMPPIKPNSSPATETSHLSNGSTAEPLPQAPAPPPKHLKEKAWKGKLCSKEDGGEGGDTESTTPSCHSSKENLTEVGSENGEQAPGTVPKILADTLDALSPVPEGLRDPKASVTSASRENLVDSADRNARNPPIPPPKILSERLKIRANGVSSSQSNLETEEQDSSTQISAAEDEIQVQSKESPSNVLKMSPEEEPQTKEDSEKETEEELESVRKEQQERSSVTEEEEASIASKQTETRSGSITKSSGLPKPRCASLGDLLSECREQEEKEEQVLHLRKHHLASGQEKKVLAGSLVQDQKGKGSDTNADVQELRQATEVLQEIGEERSRLPAEEQKALVTLYRRSMP; via the exons GGTCTACGGGAGGATCCCAAAAAGCCAAAAAGTGCTGAAGGAGCAGACAAGGCCGGCTGGGTTAAGAAGAGCGGAGGGGGCCTCCTGGGATTGTGGAAAGACCGCTATCTCCTGTTATGTAAAAGGCAGCTGTCGGTGTATGAGAGCGAG GACGATCAGAAGTGCGTTGAAATCATAGAACTAGGGAGTTACGAGGCCTGCCTGGACTTACGATCTCTCCTGAAGAGAAGGAACCGCTTCATTTTAATTCGATCCCCGGGGAgcaag GTACAGGATATAAAATTTCAGGCTAAAAATATTGaagaaaaggaaggttggatCAAAGCCCTCAATGAAGCAATTAACAAGGGGAAAAATGAAGTCTTTGACGAG GTCACCGTGGATAAGAATCTCGCTCTGGAACATGTGACCCGCGACAGGGCAAAGGTCATTCATGGGCGCAGACCCCCGACCAGAATTCACCTGAAGGAG GTGGCCAGCACTGCCTCGGATGGGATGATGAGATTAGACCTGGACATGACGTACACTGCTGCTCTGAGCTTCACCCCTGCTGCCCACGAAACTGCAGACGTTTCCTCGGCTAAGGAAGCTGCAAACCCTCCGATGCCTCCCATAAAGCCGAACTCTTCTCCTGCTACCGAGACATCACACTTGAGCAATGGTAGCACGGCTGAGCCCCTCCCTCAAGCGCCAGCTCCTCCACCGAAACATCTTAAAGAGAAAGCGTGGAAGGGGAAGCTCTGCTCCAAGGAGGATGGCGGGGAAGGAGGAGACACGGAGTCCACGACGCCAAGCTGCCACAGCAGTAAGGAGAACCTGACAGAGGTAGGTTCAGAGAATGGCGAGCAGGCTCCAGGAACTGTCCCAAAGATCTTAGCGGACACTCTCGATGCATTATCTCCTGTCCCTGAGGGCCTTCGGGATCCAAAAGCCTCTGTAACCAGCGCCAGCAGAGAGAACCTTGTCGACAGTGCTGACAGAAATGCGAGGAACCCTCCTATACCTCCACCTAAAATTTTATCAGAGAGACTGAAAATCCGGGCTAACGGAGTAAGCTCCAGCCAGAGCAACCTAGAGACTGAAGAGCAGGACTCGAGTACCCAGATTAGCGCAGCAGAAGACGAGATCCAAGTTCAGAGCAAAGAGAGCCCGTCCAATGTGCTCAAAATGTCTCCTGAGGAAGAACCACAAACCAAGGAAGACAGTGAAAAGGAGACTGAAGAGGAGTTAGAGTCGGTGAGGAAGGAGCAACAGGAACGTTCTTCAGTtacagaggaagaggaagcaagCATAGCAAGCAAACAAACAGAAACCCGCTCAGGATCAATAACCAAGAGTTCAGGTCTTCCCAAACCTCGCTGTGCCTCTCTGGGGGATCTGCTGTCCGAAtgcagagagcaggaagaaaaggaggagcaggtTCTACACCTGAGAAAACACCACCTGGCCAGTGGCCAGGAGAAAAAGGTCTTAGCTGGAAGTCTGGTGCAGGACCAAAAGGGGAAGGGCTCAGATACAAATGCTGATGTGCAGGAGCTCCGGCAAGCCACAGAGGTCCTGCAGGAAATAGGGGAGGAGAGATCCAGACTGCCAGCGGAGGAGCAGAAGGCGCTAGTGACGCTGTACAGGAGGAGCATGCCATAA